From one Rhodamnia argentea isolate NSW1041297 chromosome 1, ASM2092103v1, whole genome shotgun sequence genomic stretch:
- the LOC125314429 gene encoding uncharacterized protein LOC125314429: MEQTGVPTASFSTITAPIFDGDNYQAWAVKMQAFMEGADLWEVVEEDYEVIDLPNNPTINQIGYHKERVTRKAKAKSCLFSAVSSTIFTRIMKKDSAHDIWNYLKEEYEGDERVKGMKVLNLLREFERQQMKENESVKEFVDRLVDIANKIRVLGTDIDDKRLVQKILVASSERFEVTIASLENTKDISDIKLAEVLSALLAREQRRLMRKNEPIESALQAKLKPHTAEKGRGWNQNRRHVEAGHSHSQGGSSRGGHDRKWNAVPCKHYGKRNHPHFKCWKRPDVKCGRCHKMGHVEAICGEKHQQQQAEGQTAVAGEVEHPFVASCFISNASRDGWLVDSGCTNHMTGNEGLFSNLDKSVKSKVGIGNGECIEVEGKGDVVLEGPGGVKLIT; the protein is encoded by the coding sequence ATGGAACAAACTGGTGTTCCTACTGCCTCATTCTCAACAATCACAGCTCCAATCTTCGATGGAGACAACTACCAAGCATGGGCAGTGAAGATGCAAGCTTTCATGGAGGGTGCGGATCTATGGGAAGTCGTGGAAGAGGACTACGAAGTTATTGATCTACCCAACAATCCAACTATCAATCAAATCGGGTACCATAAAGAGAGAGTAACcagaaaagcaaaggcaaaaTCTTGCTTGTTTTCTGCCGTCTCCTCGACCATATTTACTAGAATCATGAAAAAGGATTCAGCACATGATATATGGAATTATTTGAAGGAAGAGTATGAAGGGGATGAGAGAGTGAAAGGGATGAAGGTGCTGAACTTGTTAAGGGAGTTTGAGAGGCAACAAATGAAGGAGAATGAGTCTGTGAAAGAGTTTGTTGATAGGCTAGTTGATATAGCCAATAAGATAAGGGTCCTAGGGACGGATATAGATGATAAAAGGCTGGTTCAAAAGATTTTGGTTGCAAGCTCTGAAAGGTTTGAAGTAACCATTGCTTCTCTTGAGAACACTAAGGACATTTCGGACATTAAACTTGCTGAAGTCCTAAGTGCTCTACTGGCTCGGGAGCAAAGAAGGCTTATGAGGAAGAATGAGCCTATCGAAAGTGCTCTGCAAGCCAAGCTGAAACCGCATACCGcagaaaagggaagaggatggaACCAAAATAGAAGACATGTTGAGGCCGGTCATAGTCATAGCCAGGGAGGTTCAAGTAGAGGTGGACACGATAGGAAGTGGAATGCGGTTCCATGCAAGCATTACGGAAAGAGAAACCACCCTCATTTCAAGTGTTGGAAGAGACCAGATGTGAAGTGCGGGAGGTGTCACAAAATGGGCCATGTTGAGGCCATTTGCGGGGAAAAGCATCAACAACAACAGGCTGAAGGTCAAACCGCAGTAGCCGGTGAAGTGGAGCACCCGTTTGTTGCCTCCTGCTTCATCTCAAATGCATCTAGAGATGGATGGCTCGTGGACAGTGGATGCACCAACCATATGACAGGTAATGAAGGATTATTTAGCAATTTAGACAAATCTGTGAAGTCTAAAGTCGGGATTGGTAATGGAGAATGCATAGAAGTAGAAGGCAAAGGTGATGTAGTGCTTGAAGGTCCTGGTGGTGTTAAGCTTATCACATAG